A single Candidatus Pacearchaeota archaeon DNA region contains:
- a CDS encoding pilin, translating into MKIKTITATAVIFLSFFAIPVFAATQYGNITIDENTTAAQFIIYLFNFGIALGALAAVIMMVMAGIEWVTSSGNPSKIESAKGKIVNTLFGIAVLVGCYLILKTINDNLTTVKIDDLYCDHGIIAKVLTSEGKEKQKCIDTNLTDIEKSVGGKVQSVTWKFPKDYLFKVYTYPEVDYKGTPTEINCSQGTCNGNIAGAKSIYFVLNRAGIYLYDGTSFKPGVKSFPLFTSTSIPDLSKTSMEFDNYTKSIERNILMKEDDSGIETMYYAVVFQDPNYEGRCAFIGMDVPDMSMSINDGKSYSDTIGNDTVSSIIVAAVNPDENVISKSRGEVILYTKDNCGKSDATASATEIKACHIPVDNGDVQGLQNINDLSDQYDCKIKLGKGNSAGPDTIMSFEITGDIGIVLSTSEVGQGSSGTLLTSGTRCKYFDPTYLKGSNCFSKLEGTNIYTTGGINPKSIIIIPKS; encoded by the coding sequence ATGAAGATTAAAACAATAACAGCAACAGCAGTAATATTTTTATCTTTTTTTGCTATTCCTGTTTTTGCGGCAACGCAATATGGTAACATTACTATTGATGAAAATACTACCGCAGCCCAATTCATTATTTATTTATTTAATTTTGGCATAGCCCTTGGTGCTCTTGCAGCGGTAATTATGATGGTTATGGCTGGGATAGAATGGGTAACCTCAAGTGGAAATCCCAGCAAGATAGAGTCAGCTAAAGGTAAGATTGTTAATACTCTTTTTGGGATTGCCGTTCTTGTTGGTTGTTATTTGATTCTTAAGACGATAAACGATAATTTAACTACCGTTAAAATAGATGATTTATATTGCGATCATGGTATTATTGCAAAAGTTTTAACGTCTGAAGGAAAGGAAAAACAAAAATGTATTGATACTAATCTAACAGATATTGAAAAAAGTGTTGGTGGAAAAGTTCAGAGCGTAACATGGAAGTTTCCTAAAGATTACTTATTTAAAGTGTACACTTATCCAGAAGTTGATTATAAGGGAACACCAACGGAAATTAATTGCTCTCAAGGAACTTGTAATGGAAATATAGCTGGAGCAAAATCAATTTATTTTGTATTAAATAGAGCGGGTATTTATTTATACGATGGCACCAGTTTTAAGCCAGGCGTGAAGAGTTTTCCTCTATTTACATCAACTAGTATTCCTGATCTATCTAAAACATCAATGGAATTTGATAATTATACAAAATCAATAGAAAGAAATATTTTAATGAAAGAGGACGATAGTGGTATTGAAACTATGTATTATGCAGTTGTTTTTCAAGATCCAAACTATGAAGGAAGGTGTGCTTTTATTGGAATGGATGTTCCAGATATGAGCATGAGTATTAATGATGGTAAAAGTTATTCTGACACAATTGGAAATGACACTGTTTCTTCAATAATAGTTGCTGCGGTTAATCCTGATGAAAACGTTATTTCCAAATCGAGAGGAGAAGTCATTCTATACACTAAAGATAATTGTGGAAAATCAGATGCTACAGCGTCAGCAACAGAAATTAAAGCTTGCCATATACCAGTAGATAATGGAGATGTTCAGGGTTTGCAAAATATAAACGATTTATCTGATCAATATGATTGTAAGATAAAACTTGGCAAAGGCAATAGCGCTGGTCCTGATACTATTATGTCTTTTGAAATCACTGGAGATATTGGAATTGTTTTAAGCACCTCAGAAGTTGGACAAGGTAGTTCAGGGACGCTATTAACATCAGGAACACGTTGTAAATATTTTGATCCAACATATTTAAAAGGGTCAAATTGTTTTTCTAAGTTAGAAGGTACAAATATATATACAACCGGAGGAATAAATCCTAAATCTATTATAATTATACCTAAAAGTTAG
- a CDS encoding pilin, with translation MEFSGYIIYLFNFSLGAVAVLAFIVIIAAGIKIVQSRGNPSEIQSAKQRIINSLIGLTVILTSYILLTTINPGIINVENISLGKTGITIPIITPTPETDKPKNYSFEEIPIGTLTEAILAGTSSVVNLVPCYEYEHKALDDSGNLIIGNTIDRNKDGKIDKEDALLDKDMFYCIKLLDDAIKQKVEVHLNTLIADLNSLLKGNCSCKRAYYDFLPPYTVPGEVFWSTGDCPSPSGTSYCECCGAAGQGCTKDPKNPYKLIATVNGREIRQYDHDTCGNRLAIECKSQEIKELMGGSKPDEICYDGSIEGGPFIKNRQPFNLLTINEGIKRLNSFKEYYDKEIKALEEAELKMKEPYGERITLAEVYNYVQTMENVSVTKEAFKPDPKVDTDISRYCRESNCVKSATDKDGKKVCPEKDIKYELNAKERVCEMESTYKDKACTKATGASEALQCKEYYSYNGDGATFYYSPEYNADMKDKNAITDATDYTCNIETKDVANEMYGGLIRIGETVDYSEAWGKEVSKRIEKIKEEVQGMYNTGMSVASLPNDCNSSNCTNSSPNLINVCEHPSCFCKGDCCPPTVSIDGCKYCEPKETTCKIKEQEEMDRTGNSTICSKKSIKKYGGCSTCCTLICPAVLVPQDDYWTCPYRSFCMLMKDLYQTRVVERSCFEETDSTTEESSRALKRSKVGYVQKMEEREAMLFELAQVGEIKDLDENGKPKEYESVATSDLIGTVCPDYMVFDLSNFTCDATLSKDLKLKKRFDLFDMLKDSRERLTGCVKGYSRPYKEASSTVRVMSCYEASNTSLTILPLFPPYYEKKEGDLPYINCYPYNSDNLTAKEKEKCFYNINRVGDETDPGCLTITKNYMDNYYCCQ, from the coding sequence ATGGAATTTTCAGGATACATAATCTATCTTTTTAATTTTTCTCTAGGCGCAGTAGCCGTTTTAGCTTTTATCGTTATTATTGCCGCTGGAATAAAAATAGTTCAGTCGCGTGGCAATCCTTCTGAAATACAAAGCGCTAAACAAAGAATTATTAATAGTCTTATTGGTTTAACTGTTATTTTAACTTCTTATATTCTTTTAACAACAATTAATCCGGGAATAATAAATGTTGAAAATATTTCTTTAGGTAAAACAGGTATAACAATTCCTATAATTACTCCTACGCCAGAAACAGACAAGCCCAAGAATTATAGTTTTGAAGAAATTCCAATTGGAACATTAACCGAAGCAATTTTAGCTGGCACATCATCAGTAGTAAACTTAGTCCCCTGCTATGAATATGAGCACAAGGCTCTTGATGATAGTGGTAATCTTATTATTGGTAATACAATTGATAGAAATAAAGATGGAAAGATAGATAAAGAAGATGCTCTTTTAGATAAAGACATGTTTTACTGCATTAAACTTTTAGATGATGCTATTAAACAAAAAGTGGAAGTCCATTTAAACACATTAATCGCAGACTTAAATTCTTTACTTAAAGGTAACTGCAGCTGTAAAAGAGCTTATTATGATTTCCTTCCTCCATATACTGTTCCTGGAGAAGTATTTTGGAGTACTGGGGATTGTCCTTCTCCTTCTGGCACATCTTATTGCGAATGTTGTGGAGCTGCTGGACAAGGATGTACAAAAGATCCAAAGAATCCATATAAACTTATAGCCACAGTAAACGGCAGAGAAATTAGGCAGTATGATCATGATACTTGTGGCAATAGACTAGCAATAGAGTGCAAAAGTCAGGAAATTAAAGAATTAATGGGTGGCAGCAAACCAGATGAGATTTGTTACGATGGATCAATCGAGGGTGGACCATTTATAAAAAACAGACAGCCATTTAATCTTTTAACAATTAATGAAGGAATTAAGAGATTAAATTCTTTTAAGGAATACTATGATAAAGAGATTAAAGCATTAGAAGAGGCTGAATTAAAGATGAAAGAACCATATGGTGAAAGAATAACGCTAGCTGAGGTATATAATTATGTACAAACAATGGAAAATGTTTCTGTAACGAAAGAAGCGTTTAAACCTGATCCCAAAGTTGATACTGATATTTCTAGATATTGTAGAGAATCTAATTGTGTAAAATCAGCAACCGATAAAGATGGAAAAAAGGTTTGCCCTGAAAAAGATATAAAGTATGAACTAAACGCAAAAGAAAGAGTTTGTGAGATGGAATCAACCTATAAAGACAAAGCATGCACAAAAGCTACAGGAGCTTCAGAGGCCTTACAATGTAAAGAATATTATTCATACAATGGAGATGGAGCAACTTTCTATTACAGTCCTGAATATAATGCAGACATGAAAGATAAAAATGCGATAACAGACGCTACTGATTATACATGCAATATTGAAACTAAAGACGTAGCCAATGAAATGTATGGAGGATTGATTCGTATCGGAGAAACAGTCGATTATTCTGAAGCTTGGGGGAAAGAAGTATCAAAAAGGATAGAAAAGATAAAAGAAGAAGTTCAAGGAATGTATAATACGGGTATGTCGGTAGCTAGTCTTCCTAATGATTGTAATAGCAGTAATTGTACTAACAGTAGCCCGAATTTAATAAATGTTTGCGAGCATCCTAGTTGTTTTTGTAAAGGAGACTGTTGCCCTCCTACGGTAAGCATCGATGGTTGTAAATATTGCGAGCCGAAAGAAACTACTTGCAAAATTAAAGAACAGGAAGAAATGGATAGAACTGGTAATTCAACTATTTGTTCAAAAAAATCAATAAAGAAATACGGAGGATGTTCTACATGTTGTACCTTAATATGTCCCGCAGTGCTTGTGCCTCAAGATGATTATTGGACTTGTCCTTATCGAAGTTTTTGTATGCTTATGAAAGATTTATATCAAACCAGGGTTGTTGAGAGATCTTGTTTTGAAGAGACAGATAGTACCACTGAAGAATCTTCAAGAGCATTAAAAAGAAGCAAAGTAGGATATGTCCAAAAAATGGAAGAAAGAGAAGCAATGTTGTTTGAATTAGCTCAGGTTGGAGAAATAAAGGATTTAGACGAGAATGGTAAACCGAAGGAGTATGAAAGTGTCGCCACATCAGATCTTATTGGAACTGTTTGTCCTGATTATATGGTTTTTGATCTTAGTAATTTTACTTGTGATGCAACATTAAGTAAGGATCTAAAGTTAAAAAAGAGGTTTGATTTATTTGATATGTTAAAAGACTCAAGGGAAAGATTAACTGGTTGCGTAAAGGGATACAGTCGTCCATACAAAGAAGCTTCCAGTACTGTTAGGGTTATGAGTTGTTACGAAGCATCAAATACTAGTCTGACTATCCTTCCCCTATTCCCTCCCTACTATGAAAAGAAAGAAGGAGATCTTCCATATATTAATTGTTATCCCTATAATAGTGATAACTTGACTGCCAAAGAAAAAGAAAAATGTTTTTATAATATTAATCGTGTGGGAGACGAAACCGACCCAGGGTGTTTAACAATTACTAAAAATTACATGGACAACTATTATTGTTGTCAATAA